One Candida dubliniensis CD36 chromosome 1, complete sequence genomic region harbors:
- a CDS encoding spliceosomal factor U2AF small subunit, putative (Similar to C. albicans UAF21) → MNRSSYSSQSDNRYPRSPVVLCSFYSRIGACRHGENCSKKHLKPISSRTILLANLYQNPKLNDDEYRHGNYKGNETLQLTEKEGVTKTTTEGALSQIDDSQHPDSSKGLNDETVETQEADTESQENIGENDDVEIKHNEDQKGSENAKESDNIESPKEVERDNKPQQGDTLEKVSEDNIKQEENTREKELENVEKDKLPEHPAEFKMSQTQHDFDQFFQDIFVHISKFGQISDIAVCENENNHLAGNVYVMFESPEDAYNANLQLNQEWYNGRPVYSELSPVSDFNEACCEAYSYYHNCERGAMCNYMHIRLPSRDLEQSLYESQTKSYILKQLEKLKRELPADTKPSASTNDEETNGNEKGISSTMALLEQLS, encoded by the coding sequence ATGAACAGATCCTCATATTCATCACAATCAGATAATCGATATCCACGAAGCCCAGTTGTATTATGCTCATTTTATTCAAGAATTGGTGCCTGTCGACATGGTGAAAATTGTTCGAAAAAACACTTGAAACCAATTTCTTCGAGGACTATATTACTTGCTAATCTTTATCAGAAtccaaaattgaatgatgaCGAGTACAGGCATGGAAATTACAAAGGTAATGAAACCCTACAGTTGACAGAGAAAGAAGGTGTGACCAAGACCACCACTGAGGGTGCTTTGTCGCAGATAGATGACTCGCAACATCCTGATAGTAGCAAAGGATTGAATGATGAGACAGTTGAAACACAAGAGGCAGACACTGAGAGTCAGGAAAATATTGgtgaaaatgatgatgttgagATAAAACATAATGAAGATCAGAAAGGATCGGAAAATGCGAAAGAATCGGACAATATAGAATCTCCTAAAGAAGTCGAACGAGATAACAAACCTCAGCAAGGAGACACTCTAGAGAAAGTATCTGAAGATAATATCAagcaagaagaaaatacaCGAGAGAAAGAACTTGAGAATGTGGAAAAAGACAAACTCCCTGAACATCCAGCCGAATTCAAAATGCTGCAAACACAACACgattttgatcaattcttccaagatatttttgtccatatttccaaatttgGACAAATCAGTGATATTGCTGTGtgtgaaaatgaaaataatcaCCTTGCAGGAAATGTTTATGTCATGTTTGAAAGTCCGGAGGATGCATATAACGCCAACTTGCAATTAAATCAGGAATGGTATAATGGAAGACCAGTTTATAGTGAGTTGTCTCCGGTGAGTGATTTCAATGAGGCTTGTTGCGAAGCATACAGTTACTACCACAACTGCGAACGTGGCGCAATGTGCAATTATATGCATATAAGACTACCATCGAGGGATCTTGAACAGTCCCTATATGAATCACAAACAAAGAGCTATATATTGAAGCAATTGGAGAAACTAAAAAGAGAACTTCCGGCTGACACAAAGCCTTCTGCTAGTACCAATGATGAGGAGACTAATGGGAATGAGAAAGGAATTTCTTCAACCATGGCATTGCTTGAACAGTTGTCGTGA
- a CDS encoding 3-deoxy-d-arabino-heptulosonate 7-phosphate synthase, putative (Similar to S. cerevisiae ARO4), protein MSKTPVPTEYDDTRILGYDPLVPPALLQHEIKASAESLDVVIKGRYESAQILKGNDDRCIVIVGPCSIHDPPQALEYGKRLKKLADELKDDLVVIMRAYLEKPRTTVGWKGLINDPDVDNSFDINRGLKISRQLYSDLTSVVGLPIGSEMLDTISPQYFSDFLSFGAIGARTTESQLHRELASGLSFPIGFKNGTDGGLAVALDAVQASSKGHHFMGVTKNGMAAITTTKGNDCCFIILRGGKKITNYDPESVKAAKEAIAKCSDPNIKLMVDCSHDNSRKDYRNQPQVLDSVAEQISNGEDSIIGVMIESNIHEGKQSMPPAGSGKEALKYGVSITDGCVSWETTVEMLTKLSQAVQTRRGLKKQKVSN, encoded by the coding sequence ATGAGTAAAACTCCAGTTCCTACCGAATACGACGACACGAGAATATTGGGTTACGATCCTTTAGTTCCACCAGCCTTATTACAACACGAAATAAAGGCTTCTGCCGAATCTTTGGATGTTGTTATAAAAGGTCGTTACGAATCTGCCCAAATCCTTAAGGGTAACGATGATAGAtgtattgttattgttggtCCATGCTCCATTCATGACCCTCCACAAGCTTTGGAATACGGTAAACgtttgaagaaattggcTGACGAATTAAAAGATGACTTGGTGGTTATTATGAGAGCTTATTTGGAAAAACCAAGAACTACCGTTGGTTGGAAAGGTTTGATCAATGATCCTGATGTTGACAACTCTTTTGATATCAATCGTGGGTTGAAAATTTCTCGTCAATTATATTCCGATTTGACTAGTGTTGTTGGTTTACCAATTGGATCAGAAATGTTAGACACCATCTCTCCACAATACTTTTCCGATTTCTTGAGTTTTGGGGCTATTGGAGCTAGAACCACCGAATCACAATTACACAGAGAATTAGCTTCTGGTTTAAGCTTCCCAATTGGATTTAAAAACGGTACTGATGGTGGGTTAGCCGTTGCCTTGGATGCCGTGCAAGCTTCCTCAAAAGGACATCATTTCATGGGTGTCACCAAAAACGGTATGGCTGccattaccaccaccaaaggTAACGATTGTTGTTTCATCATATTAAGAGGTGGTAAGAAGATTACTAATTACGATCCTGAATCAGTCAAAGCCGCTAAAGAAGCTATTGCCAAATGTAGTGAtccaaatatcaaattgatgGTCGATTGTTCGCATGACAATTCAAGAAAAGATTACAGAAACCAACCTCAAGTTTTAGACAGCGTTGCCGAACAAATAAGTAATGGTGAAGACTCTATTATCGGGGTTATGATAGAATCCAATATACATGAAGGTAAACAATCGATGCCTCCAGCAGGTAGTGGTAAAGAAGCATTGAAGTACGGTGTGTCTATCACCGATGGATGTGTTTCTTGGGAAACCACTGTTGAAATGTTAACCAAATTGAGTCAAGCAGTTCAAACTAGAAGAGGTttgaagaaacaaaaagttTCCAATTAA
- a CDS encoding vacuolar protein transport protein, putative (Similar to S. cerevisiae ScYHC3) codes for MFIISETQRTFASFFIFGLLNNILYVIILSAAIDLVGPSTPKAIVLLADIIPSFSFKVAAPFFIHAVPYIIRLWTLVALSATGMVLISLSPTNVISWKILGITLASLSSGLGEISFLQLTHYYEENSAIGGFSSGTGGAGLFGSFLFMMLTNVMGFPVWVVLLICAIFPSGFLITYFNLLPLPMHEYQVILQQQQEREEEQEEEEYQQQLHDEAGNQNLESIGEVKYSVDYMSRHVQNTVQKIKPLILPYMLPLTTVYISEYVINQGISPTLLFPLKEVPQWLISNYRDIYVVYGFLYQLGVFISRSSVTMGIRIKRLYLLSVLQFVNVIITLCQSIYDSPFHSIWWLFLLIFYEGLLGGASYVNTFKSVSEQVSRTKREFSMGCVSISDSLGIVIAGCINWSLELKLCHLQVARGRDWCLKGGSI; via the coding sequence ATGTTTATAATCTCGGAAACGCAACGAACATTTGCttcatttttcatatttggtttattaaACAACATCTTGTATGTTATTATCTTATCCGCAGCAATAGATCTTGTGGGGCCATCAACTCCCAAAGCAATTGTGTTATTGGCCGATATCATTccatcattttcttttaaagtGGCAGCACCATTTTTTATCCATGCTGTACCATATATAATTCGATTATGGACATTAGTGGCATTATCGGCCACAGGGATGGtattaatatcattgaGTCCCACCAATGTTATTAGTTGGAAAATCTTGGGGATCACATTAGCGTCATTATCATCAGGGTTAGGAGAAATTAGTTTTTTACAATTGACGCATTATTACGAAGAGAATTCTGCAATTGGTGGATTTTCAAGTGGGACCGGAGGAGCAGGCTTATTTGGtagttttttgtttatgaTGTTGACTAATGTCATGGGATTCCCGGTATGGGTGGTGTTATTGATTTGTGCAATATTTCCTAGTGGGTTTCTTATTActtatttcaatttgttgcCCTTGCCAATGCATGAATATCAAGTGATATTACAGCAGCAACAGGAACGCGAAGAGGAacaagaagaggaagagtATCAACAACAGTTACATGACGAAGCGGGAAACCAAAACCTCGAGTCAATAGGTGAGGTGAAATATTCTGTGGACTACATGAGTAGACACGTTCAAAACACAGTACAGAAAATCAAACCGCTTATTTTACCCTATATGCTACCATTAACCACAGTTTATATATCTGAATACGTGATCAATCAAGGCATTTCACCAACTTTGTTGTTTCCTTTGAAAGAGGTACCACAGTGGTTGATATCAAATTATCGAGACATTTATGTTGTCTATGGATTTTTATATCAATTGGGGGTATTCATATCTCGATCATCAGTAACAATGGGAATCAGAATTAAAAGATTGTATTTATTGTCGGTTTTGCAATTTGTAAATGTAATAATTACACTTTGTCAATCGATATATGATTCCCCTTTCCATCTGATTTGGtggttatttttattaattttttatgaAGGATTGTTAGGTGGAGCAAGCTATGTGAATACTTTTAAATCAGTTAGTGAACAGGTTTCAAGAACGAAAAGAGAGTTTAGTATGGGATGTGTCAGTATCAGCGATTCATTGGGTATAGTTATTGCTGGATGTATCAATTGGTCGttggaattgaaattgtgtCATTTGCAAGTGGCACGGGGTAGAGATTGGTGTCTCAAAGGGGGGTCAATATAG